One bacterium genomic window, CAGAACCTACCTTGAAACCGGGACTCTCAACACGGAAAGACTTGGGGACTCGAGGCTATCCATGAAATTACGCGCCTTCTTCGCAGCTTTGGTCACAGCGAGTGCAATCACCGCGGTAACTGCGCAATGCAAACCCATCACTCTCAAGACGCCATCCGATTCGGTCAGAATCATTTTCGGTGATATCGACCAGTGGGTGAAATTCGACCCCTTGAAAAATCCGGATACCTCGCGCCTGAACATGCAGCATGACCTCATCCTCCTTTCGGAGGTGGACTCGCTTTTTGTCCCTCGCTCTGAGACACCGGTCGAAATTCAGTTCCAATTGAACTCCAGGACGCACACTGAGATCTTCCTATTTGTCATACCGCCCGACGTGTCTAAGTTTGAATTACTGAAACAGTATCCTGCGTACAGGTCAGACTCAGTTTCTGAGTCACTGTCGCCCATTTATCCCAGATCGCCGGACTCGATATTGGCTAAGTTGCGCGAGAAGTATCATCTCGACAGCCTTGCCGGGACAGGTTCGACCTCAGAGCGCGCCATCAGACTCCTAATATGGGTACACAATTCTATACGCCACGACGGCAACCGCGAAGGACCAACTGGAGCGACTCTCGAAAGAATGGCCAAAGCAATCGACTCCGGGGCGACCATGAATTGCGCCGGTCTGGCTCAAACACTCGCGGAGTTCTATTGCGCATTGGGGTTCACAGCTCGCGCGGTGGTTGGACTTCCGTTTGATACCTCTGATCACGAATGCCATCAATGGACCGAGGTCTGGTCGGATCAAGATCAGAAATGGCTGTTTTTTGACCCGACCAATAACAGTTACTTCATCGATCCACTGGGGAAACCAATGCAGATCACGGAGGTGCGACAGGAATTGGCATTGGGTGATCCGTCTCTTCGAGATGAGTTCATTCGCATCAACGATGACTTCAATTGGAATGGTCAGCCCTTGGACAAAGATCAATATCTCAACTACATGACAAAAAACCTCTTCCGATTCAGAACCTGGGCCTATCCATCAATCGACCCCAGCGCGAGCTGGGTTATTGAGTTGGTACCGATAGGATACGCGATTTTCCCAATGGGGATTGAGGTGAGTGGTGGGGTCACCTGGTTTCGGACGAACGATATCTCTCTCTTCTGGATGCCACCTAACCTGAAACGAGGACACTAATGTCACGCTCGTCACTTGTCGCACTCCTGCTTGCATTCTTATGCCTGCCTCTGCAGAGCATGGCGCAGGAGAGACCGATCCTTCTCCTTTACGCTTTCGCCGAGGAAGGGAAAACTGTCGCTGCCTCCATGACTGTCACCGACCGCGACACTGTGCTTGGCCGCGAAGTACTCATCGGCAGTGCCTCCGGTCAGCGAATCGTTCTGGCGGAGACCGGTGTTGGCATGACCAATGCCGCCATGACGACCCAAGCGATGATCGACCGCTATTCCCCGCGCTGCCTCCTATTGACTGGTATCGCCGGCGGAATAGATACCTCGGTGCATATTGGTGATATCACGGCTCCCTCGGTCTGGATAGAACATGATTACGGATATCTTGGCGGAGCTGGGTTTGATGCGGACAGCATCAAGTATTTCGATGCGGCGCTCGGCCGACTTACCCGATCCACAGAATTTAATGCCGATGATTCGCTATTGGCGGTCGCCAGACAGATCATCGTCGATTCGCTCTCGTTCATGCTGATCGGTGAGCGAAAACCGTCCTTTCAGATCGGTGGAACCGGTGTCAGCGGCAATCAGTTCATCGACAACATCGAACACCGACAGTGGCTGAACAAGGAGTTTGCCGCCCTGGTAACCGATATGGAATCGGCCGCTGTGGCGCAGGTCTGC contains:
- a CDS encoding transglutaminase domain-containing protein translates to MKLRAFFAALVTASAITAVTAQCKPITLKTPSDSVRIIFGDIDQWVKFDPLKNPDTSRLNMQHDLILLSEVDSLFVPRSETPVEIQFQLNSRTHTEIFLFVIPPDVSKFELLKQYPAYRSDSVSESLSPIYPRSPDSILAKLREKYHLDSLAGTGSTSERAIRLLIWVHNSIRHDGNREGPTGATLERMAKAIDSGATMNCAGLAQTLAEFYCALGFTARAVVGLPFDTSDHECHQWTEVWSDQDQKWLFFDPTNNSYFIDPLGKPMQITEVRQELALGDPSLRDEFIRINDDFNWNGQPLDKDQYLNYMTKNLFRFRTWAYPSIDPSASWVIELVPIGYAIFPMGIEVSGGVTWFRTNDISLFWMPPNLKRGH
- the mtnN gene encoding 5'-methylthioadenosine/S-adenosylhomocysteine nucleosidase; its protein translation is MSRSSLVALLLAFLCLPLQSMAQERPILLLYAFAEEGKTVAASMTVTDRDTVLGREVLIGSASGQRIVLAETGVGMTNAAMTTQAMIDRYSPRCLLLTGIAGGIDTSVHIGDITAPSVWIEHDYGYLGGAGFDADSIKYFDAALGRLTRSTEFNADDSLLAVARQIIVDSLSFMLIGERKPSFQIGGTGVSGNQFIDNIEHRQWLNKEFAALVTDMESAAVAQVCAVNGLPFLIFRSASDLAGGSGSSTADTEIDQFFKVAAHNSSLVVLAMLRQLQQ